A region from the Macaca mulatta isolate MMU2019108-1 chromosome 13, T2T-MMU8v2.0, whole genome shotgun sequence genome encodes:
- the LOC144333812 gene encoding uncharacterized protein LOC144333812: MGPCEADAACTQRSVGRLGLRPVLSPPDHGASSPTCWVPSSLRPVCRVPVSSPDSRLLPSTQEAPPLCSPQFLHLSDAVPLRNPLTGQLDAARREGLFTSPVSIARLPSLLASTLTLQLQHQTLGKPAVPESLTAPEQNLQLSQEKDTRGASRSWLLSAPGDNSRKKPSH; the protein is encoded by the exons ATGGGACCCTGTGAGGCAGACGCAGCCTGCACGCAGAGGAGCGTGGGGAGGCTGGGGCTCCGGCCTGTGCTTTCGCCTCCAGACCATGGAGCTTCTTCGCCCACGTGCTGGGTGCCGTCCAGCCTGAGGCCTGTGTGCAGGGTCCCTGTTTCAAGCCCTGATTCCCGCCTGCTACCTTCCACCCAGGAAGCCCCTCCCCTCTGCagccctcagtttcttcacctgtcaGACGCCGTGCCTTTGAG GAACCCTCTCACAGGACAGCTGGACGCAGCCAGGCGGGAAGGACTCTTCACCAGCCCCGTCTCCATCGCCCGGCTGCCATCACTGCTGGCATCGACACTGACCCTCCAGCTGCAGCACCAG ACCCTGGGGAAACCTGCAGTCCCGGAGAGCCTGACAGCCCCAGAGCAAAACCTTCAGCTGTCCCAGGAGAAGGACACTCGGGGAGCCAGCCGGAGCTGGCTGCTTTCAGCACCAGGGGACAACTCTAGGAAAAAGCCGAGCCACTGA